One Xyrauchen texanus isolate HMW12.3.18 chromosome 2, RBS_HiC_50CHRs, whole genome shotgun sequence genomic window carries:
- the LOC127617804 gene encoding histone H2B-like, whose product MPEPAKSAPKKGSKKAVTKTAGKGGKKRRKSRKESYAIYVYKVLKQVHPDTGISSKAMGIMNSFVNDIFERIGGEASRLAHYNKRSTITSREIQTAVRLLLPGELAKHAVSEGTKAVTKYTSSK is encoded by the coding sequence ATGCCTGAACCAGCCAAATCCGCCCCGAAGAAGGGATCCAAGAAGGCCGTCACAAAGACCGCCGGTAAGGGAGGAAAGAAGCGCAGAAAGTCCAGGAAGGAGAGTTACGCTATCTACGTGTATAAAGTCCTGAAACAGGTTCATCCTGACACCGGGATCTCTTCCAAGGCGATGGGAATCATGAACTCTTTCGTCAACGACATCTTCGAGCGCATCGGCGGTGAAGCGTCTCGTCTCGCTCACTACAACAAGCGCTCCACCATCACATCGAGAGAGATCCAGACCGCCGTGCGTCTGCTGCTGCCCGGTGAACTGGCCAAACACGCCGTGTCTGAGGGCACAAAGGCCGTCACCAAATACACCAGCTCCAAGTAG